The following proteins are co-located in the Mustelus asterias unplaced genomic scaffold, sMusAst1.hap1.1 HAP1_SCAFFOLD_134, whole genome shotgun sequence genome:
- the LOC144484917 gene encoding protein NLRC3-like: MCYNPSYCWILGLSLGPFFTQRDRKQQQVPKTITQLYSYYIYNILKNHGREIENPRDVLLKLGEMAHTGVSEKKIVFRNEDLIEYNLQPSQFLSGFLMELLERDESAQSVVYTFPHLTIQEFVAALTQFLTPDPGEIGKLLSEAHSEEDGRFEIFLRFVAGLSSPQSARPLVEFLGPFLHQTTCRVIDWVKEKVEGQIGDSQTETGKRKLLNTFHYLFESQNKALARNTVGSVETLTFSGLRLTPIDCAVLSRVIGLCDTIKHLNLQQCYIQCEGLQRLGPILHKCQELSLGDNKVGDSGVKLLSPALRNPECKIQKLE; encoded by the coding sequence atgtgttacaacccttcctactgctggatcctcggtctgtcactgggtcccttctttacacaaagagacaggaaacagcagcaagttcccaagaccatcacccaactatattcctactatatttacaacattctgaaaaaccatggccgagagattgaaaacccccgtgatgtgttactgaagcttggtgagatggcccaCACAGGAGTCTCcgagaagaagattgtgtttagaaatgaagatttgattgagtacaatctacaaccttcccagttcctgtctgggttcctgatggaGCTTTTAGAGAGAGATGaatctgcccagagtgtggtttacacattcccacacctcaccatccaagagtttgtagctgcactcacacaattcctgactccagatcccggggagatcgggaaactcctcagtgaagcccacagtgaggaagatgggcgatttgagatatttctccgttttgttgctggtctgtcctccccacagtcagctcgacccctggtggagtttctgggtccatttcttcatcaaacaacctgccgagtgattgactgggtgaaggagaaggttgaagggcagattggagactcacagactgaaactgggaagaggaagctcctgaacacattccactacctgtttgagtctcagaataaagcactggctcggaacacagtgggatctgtggaAACACTTACATTTAGCGgattgcgactgaccccgattgactgtgcggtcctgtctcgtgtcattggactctgtgacACAATAAAACACCTCAATCTACAGCAATgctacattcagtgtgaagggctccagcggctgggacccattctgcacaagtgtcaggagttgag